A stretch of Bradyrhizobium sp. CCBAU 53338 DNA encodes these proteins:
- a CDS encoding ATP-dependent acyl-CoA ligase has product MVSSAAYILANERTVPALLAKQAARYEDQKLFVCGGASWTYRSCRDTAASYAGCLLQAGITAGDRVAIFCGNKPELLAVFLGCGWIGAVSVPINTAARGHQLQHMLSTSGAKLIMIEAEHLHVLEAIDFARLPLASAWILGEGASEAAKSLPVKTSRLPDPGPAATPAAIKPSDPLTILFTSGTTGPSKGVVCPHGQFFWWGIYTGKALGLVERDVLHTTLPLFHTNALNCFFQALLHGATQVVDARFSVSNFYEALRQSGATVTYVLGAMVPMLLSRPEEPSERQHTVRCALAPGVPEQANRDFERRTGIALLDGFGSTESNAVICSTMQHRKPGYVGQVMDGFEALIVDEDDNPVQDGQPGELLLRAREPFAMALGYFGMPDKTVEAWRNLWLHTGDRLVRTPDGYFRFIDRLKDTIRRRGENISSFEVEQVLLSHPDVALAAVFPVSSDLAEDEVMTVLLLKDGATLRQEDVVRFCEGKLSYFAIPRFVEFVTDMPRTESGKVQKFKLRARGKTDATWDREAAGVTVKR; this is encoded by the coding sequence ATGGTGTCGTCCGCTGCATATATCCTCGCGAATGAAAGAACGGTTCCCGCTCTGCTTGCCAAACAAGCTGCGCGCTATGAGGACCAAAAGCTCTTTGTCTGCGGTGGGGCCTCGTGGACATATCGGTCCTGCCGCGATACGGCCGCGTCTTATGCGGGGTGCCTTCTCCAAGCCGGCATCACAGCCGGAGATCGCGTCGCAATCTTTTGTGGCAACAAGCCGGAATTGCTGGCTGTCTTTCTGGGGTGCGGCTGGATTGGAGCTGTCAGCGTCCCGATCAATACGGCTGCGCGTGGGCATCAACTTCAGCACATGCTCAGCACATCGGGTGCCAAGCTTATCATGATCGAAGCCGAGCATTTGCATGTGCTCGAAGCAATTGATTTCGCACGATTGCCGCTTGCCTCGGCCTGGATTTTAGGCGAGGGGGCATCCGAGGCGGCGAAGAGTCTTCCGGTCAAAACGAGCCGGCTGCCTGATCCTGGGCCGGCCGCAACACCTGCGGCTATCAAGCCTTCCGATCCTCTGACGATCCTCTTTACATCCGGAACGACGGGGCCATCCAAAGGGGTGGTGTGTCCCCACGGGCAATTTTTCTGGTGGGGCATCTACACTGGAAAAGCGCTGGGGCTCGTGGAGCGCGATGTTCTCCATACCACTTTGCCCCTGTTTCACACGAACGCCTTGAACTGCTTCTTCCAGGCTTTGCTGCACGGAGCAACCCAAGTCGTTGATGCGCGCTTCTCCGTCTCAAATTTCTATGAAGCCTTGCGGCAGTCTGGCGCCACGGTAACGTATGTCCTTGGAGCGATGGTGCCGATGTTGCTATCGCGCCCGGAGGAGCCAAGCGAGCGGCAGCACACGGTGCGCTGTGCTCTCGCGCCGGGCGTGCCGGAGCAGGCAAACCGAGACTTCGAGCGCCGTACGGGGATTGCTCTCCTGGATGGGTTCGGGTCGACAGAGAGCAACGCCGTGATCTGTTCGACGATGCAGCATCGCAAGCCCGGCTATGTTGGCCAGGTGATGGATGGATTTGAAGCTCTCATTGTCGACGAGGACGACAACCCCGTCCAAGATGGTCAGCCGGGTGAGCTGCTCCTGAGGGCACGCGAGCCCTTCGCTATGGCGCTCGGCTATTTCGGCATGCCCGACAAAACCGTCGAGGCGTGGCGAAATTTGTGGCTGCACACTGGCGACCGGCTTGTGCGAACCCCTGACGGCTATTTTCGTTTCATCGATCGGTTGAAGGATACGATACGCCGCCGCGGCGAGAACATTTCGTCTTTCGAGGTCGAACAGGTTCTACTCTCTCATCCCGATGTTGCGCTAGCAGCGGTCTTTCCAGTCTCGTCCGATTTGGCAGAGGATGAAGTGATGACCGTTCTCCTCCTGAAAGATGGCGCGACGCTTCGTCAAGAAGACGTTGTTCGCTTCTGTGAGGGCAAGCTTTCCTATTTTGCGATACCGCGCTTCGTCGAATTCGTAACAGATATGCCACGAACTGAGAGCGGTAAGGTACAAAAGTTCAAGCTTCGTGCCCGTGGCAAGACTGACGCGACCTGGGATCGGGAAGCAGCTGGCGTGACGGTGAAGCGGTAG